Genomic segment of Rhinoraja longicauda isolate Sanriku21f chromosome 4, sRhiLon1.1, whole genome shotgun sequence:
aatatttttaaggcagaggtagatagattcttgattagtgcgggtgtcaggggttatggggagaaggtaggagaatggggttaggagggagagatagatcagccatgattgaatggcggagaatagcctaattctgctcctataaaggaagcatgcaggcacagcaggcagtgatgaaagccaatggcatgttggccttcattgcgagaggatttgagtttaggagcaaggaggtccttttgcagttgtacagggccctggtgagaccgcacctggtgtactgggtgcagttttggtctcctaatttgaggaaggacattcttgcttttgagggagtgcagcgtaggttcaccaggtgaatccccgggatggcgggactatcatatgatgaaagactgggtcgactgggcttgtattcactggaatttagaaggatgagaggggatcttatggaaacatataaaattcttaaaggattggacaggctagatgcaggaaaaatgttcccgatgtcgggggagtcagGAACCAgtagacacagtttaagaataacgggtgggccatttaggactgagatgaggaaaaacgttttcacccagagagttgtgaatcgtggaattctctgccacagaaggcagtggaggccgattcactgaatgttttcaagagagagttagatagagctcttaggaatcaagggatgaggggagaaggcaggaacagggtactggttttagatgattagccatgatcatattgaatggcggtgctggctcgaagggccgaatggcctactcccgcacctattttctatgtttctctgaaccatcccaccacaaccagagagcagtgctgaactactatctacctcattggtgaccctcggactatctttgatcggactttgctggctttaccttgcactgaacgttaatcccttatcatgtatctgtacactgtaaatggaccgattgtaatcgtgtgttgtctttccgctgactggttagcacgcaacaaaagcttttcactgtacctcggtacacgggacaataaagtgAACTGGACTGAAGTGTCcgtgtgtaggaagaaaactgcagatgctggtttaaatcaaaggtagacacagagtgctggagtaactcagcgggtcaggcagcatctgtggagaacatggataggtgacgtttcacagagtgctggagtaactcagcgggtcaggcagcatctgtggagaacatggataggtgacgttacacagagtgctggagtaactcagcgggtcaggcagcatctcgggagggaaggaatgtccGTGTGTTACCGTTTCTCGATGAGCTCGCTGGTGATGGTCCAGATGCAGGACCCCGGCAGTACATCGCGGTCGAACACGCACAGCTTCAGCTTGTAGTCTGTTTGCTCCAGCTGCCTGATCATCTCATGCACGAACTCAATGTCCGCCTGGCAGTAGCAGATGAAGGCGTCAAAGTAGTCGGGCATCCCGCCTGTGGGTGAAACAGCACCCAACGGTCAGCCAGCAGAACACAACGCAAGGCTCAACAAACCTCTCCGCTGTGCATGGACTCCCACAACCTTCAACAGACGTTTAGTGCATCTACTtcaagtttaggttagagatacagcaagagttgccaactgccccgtattagccgggacatcccgtattttgggttaaattggtttgtcccgtacgggaccgtccttgtcccatattaggcccgggggggtgggggcgctgtaggcccggacactgtaggcccagggtgggctgtaggcccggatactgtaggcccggacagtgtaggcccggacagtgtaagcccggacagtgtaggccgggacactgtaggcccggacactgtaggcccggacagtgtaggcccggacagtgtaggcccggacagtgtaggcccggacagtgtaggcccgtacagtgtagtcccggacagtgtaggcccggacagtgtaggcccggacactgtacgtgtggcggcgcctaacggctgcggctcgctggcagtctgtttgtcctttgtcctttttttgtttgtgtgttggtgttggggtgttttgtttttggttgtgtatgtgtgggggggaagggggggtgcatgtgtgggggggggattctttctttttcttaggtctcttcctcggggcgaggcttggccgcggggccttccatcgcccggtgcggcacggctgcggggccttccatcgcccggtgcggccacggggccttccatcgcccggtgcggcacggccgtggggccttccatcgcccggtgcggctcggccgtggggccttccatcgcccggtgtggggcggccacgggactgaacagcgcccggctcggccgcggggctttccatcgcccggtgcggctcggccgcggggccttccatcgcccggtgcggcgcggccacgggactgaacagcgcccggctcggccgcggggccttccatcgcccggtgcggcgcggccacgggactgaacagtgtttggggagcgggaccGAGTTCGCCTATtggaagttgcgtagcaacccgcctcccagcccgggcggccgccattggtggagcgggagcacgtggccgctggctgggtgaggtcacatggggcgcggggcggtgacgtcaccttttgtcccttatttgggagtgagatagttggcaaccctagatacagcgcggaaacaggcccttcagcccaccgagaccatgccatcCCACGAACCCCGGTCATTAACAgtattgtaccaaagccaattaacctacaaacctgcacgtctttggagtgtgggaggaaaccgaagatctgggcgaaaacccacgcaggtcacggggagaacgtacaaactccgcacagacagcgcccgtagtcgggatggaaccaatgtaggatagcgtgagtgtgcggggatcgctggtcggcgtggactcagagggccgcagggctggcctgtttccgcgctgtgtctctgaaactAAACTATATCTGGTCTCCTCGTTACCTGAAGGGTCGATGGAGCTCCTGGGCCCACTGCTGTCCACGGAGGCCACTTGCAAGGGCTTGTTCAGGTAGCGGATGCAGCACTCCTCTGTAATATAACATGGAGATGGATCACCTTCTTTAGCATCTATATATctataactaaaactctcatcatgcatgtatgtctgtatgtatgttcccgacatacagccaaaatggtacatgttagcacaacaactttaggcccaccttactcaccattgtcccgcggtgtgcagtatcaagttttgttcaaattgttgtgctatcgtgtaccgttttagctatatttcggacacataccccataaaataaacatcgccattttgattGAAGACTTCCGTCTTCAACGTTGCCATTAAACGCGTGCTTCGCTGAACGATGACCCCTGGCGGCcggcgaggaagagaccgtgtaccatgTGTGTTTACGGCGCGAggggttgcagcccctgttccagtatctgaaggggctgctcctcaacttatggctccattttagccccacGCTGCTGATGTTTGGgcccccggtacagaggggggagggtcggtagggagggggagggtgggggtcccTGTCGGtcggctcctgggcctggccaagatggccgttcgcAGGTCGTTGatggcctcacagaggtcggctgccgcCACTTTTCcggggttaatagacaatagacaataggtgcaggaggaggccattcggcccttcgagcctgtacgcaccaccattcaatgtgatcatggctgatcattctcaatcagtaccccgttcctgccttctccccataccccctgactccgctatccttaagagctctatctagctctctcttgaatgcattcagagaattggcctccactgacttctgaggcagagaattccacagattcacaactctctgactgaaaaagtttttcctcatctccgttctaaatggcctaccccttattcttaaactgtggcccctggttctggactcccccaacattgggaacatgtttcctgcctctaacgtgtccaaccccttaataatcttatatgtttcgataagatcccctctcatccttacgtCTGTGCTGGCGTGTCCCTGGAGGGGGAACACGCACACGCGTGTCCCTGGAgggggaacacacacacacgcggtgGCCACGGGGACGGCGAAGGCCTTCCGTgaccgctggtcgccgcgggaggtaGATTGTACTGTTGACAAAGTTGGCAGGATTTTAACTTGATAACTGTtctgtttgtaaactgccgacaCGGGCAGCTTTGGATTTGATCACGTCACtgctatctccaggtccctcaggtcggccgacttggggctactcactatcccgcggtctaggcttaagctcaggggtgaccgcgcttttgcggttgcagctccaagactgtggaacagcatccctctccccatcagaactgccccctccatcgactcctttaagtccaggctcaaaacctctttctactccctagcgtttgaggccctttgAGGGGGGGCTGTgaagtgtttatgtatgtgctgttatgtttatgtgccatttagttgatcgtttattagtacctgaactgatgtacagcactttggtcaacgtgggttgtgtttaaatgtgctatacaaataaaattgacttgacttgacttgacttgactactttgtatatttgttttagttttggaataaagtatttgtagtaAAAAAAagaggtaaatgctcaaattttcttcaagttaaagtttggcCGCTCAATAATATAAAACTTGTGTGTCTTTTTTATCCATCAACGGGTGGTCTAGTGGACACTAACTTTTTGATTTAAATCCCCTTCATGCTTAAAACAGAGCCTTCCAATctgctcactccattcctattcttctATTTTCTGTATCGGATCTCATTCCTAACAAAgtggttgaggtttattattgtcccgcgtaccgaggtacagtgaaaagctttgctttgcacgcTGCCCAGTCAGATgagataatagtttagtttagagcggaaacaggcccttcagtccgcactgaccagcgatccccgcacactaacgctatccttatcgaaacgtataagattattaaggggttggacacgttagaggcaggaaacatgttcccaatgttgggggagtccagaacaaggggccacagtttaagaataaggggtaggccatttagaactgagatgaggaaaaactttttcagtcagagagttgtgaatctgtggaattctctgtctcagaaggcagtggaggccaattctctgaatgcattcaagagagagctagatagagctcttaaggatagcggagacagggggtatggggagaaggcaggaacggggtactgattgagaatgatcagccatgatcacattgaatggtggtgctggctcgaagggccgaatggcctcctcctgcacctattgtctatcctacacccactagggacaacttttacatttaccaagccaattaacctacaaacctgcatgtctttggagtgtgggaggaaactgaagatctcggagaaaacccacgcaggtcacccgtagtcgggatggaacccgccgggtctctggtgctgtgaggcagcaactctaccattgccccaccgtgaccgccctgtacatataaatacaatcaagtcaaactcaagtacaataggtggagcaggtCGATaataattgtgtattgtctttccgctgactggttagcacgcaacaagagcttttcactgtacctcagtgacaataaacaaactaaACACCAATATCATAAGTCAATAATGAggcgagcagaatcaggccattccgcccatcaagtctaccgggaggaggtggctgatctggcactctggtgtcaggacaatagcctcctcttgaatgtcacaacaacaaaggagctgattgtggacttcagaagggctaaacatccaaggacgtacacgccactggaaataaatgggtctattgtggatagggtgagcagttttaaatacctgggagtccacatcacagaggatctgacgtggacaacgcacattgccgcactggtgggtaaggctaagcagcgcctttaccaccttagacagttgaggaaattcagagtgtctctgaggatccttcattgcttctactctggggctgtagagagcatcctgtccggcaacatcacagtctggtttgggaacagctctgcccaggacaggaaggctctgcggagagtagtgcgttcagcagaacgcaccatgggaactacactcgtccccctgcaggacctatacatcaggaggtgcagatccagagctagcaacattatgggggacccctaccaccccagtaacggactgttccagatgctacgatcaggcaaacgcctccgctgtcacgctgtgaaaacagagaggatgagacggagtttcttcccacaggccatcaggaccgttaacttttataactccagggactaaattttgtcttctctgtattaactttatttatatgctgtaactgtaattctttttgtgcacaacccgcaggcattgccactttcatttcactgcacatcgtgtatgtgtacgtgacaaataaacatgacttgacttgacttcaatcatggctgatctatctctccctcctaaccccattctcctgccttctccccgtaacccctgacacccgcactaatcaagaatctatctatctctgccttaaatatatccattgacttgtggcctccacagccgtctgtggcagagaatcccacagattcaccattcatttattcctcatgacctcatgaaggcagaagaatggggttgggagggagagatagatcggccgtgattgaatggcggcgtagactcgatgggccgaatggcctaattcagccccTGTCACATGATAGTGTGCCACAGGCGTGGTCACCGAGGGGGTGGGACTGGGATGAGGATGCTCACGGATGGCAGGGAGAAGGTCTTTCAGGATGTCCTCCCGTTGGATCTTCTTCAGCAACTGGAGCAGCTGGCCGACCGAGGACCCGTGCTTGGCCTGCCACTCGTCCAGCAGCCTGCCCGTGGGGTTGTCCAGCCTGTCGTAGTTCCTGATCTCCAGGTAGGTGAAGCCCATCTCCTcgcccagctcctgccagttggcTGCCACCAGGCTCCTGGGGTTGAGGAAGAGAGCCAGTTGCTTCCTGACGAAGAAGCTGAGGGCGGTGAGGGGCACCGAGCCCATGTCGGGGGGCGAGGGCGAATCGCAgtcttccactccctccccaatctGCCCACAGCTCGCCATCCCGTCTTCCTACGTCCGTCAACCCTGTACAaaaaacacaacacacacacactggcccgTCACACACAGAAACAAGGAAcacaagatgctgcctcaccccgctccccctccaccccccacgtccccccaccagccccccctccacccccccgctccccctccaacccccccgctccccctccaacccccccgctccccctccaacccccccgctccccctccaacccccccgctccccctccaaccccccagctccccctccaccccccccgctccccctccacccccctccgctccccctccaccctgctccccctccaccccccccccgctccccctccacccccccactccccctccaacccccccgctccccctccaacccccccgctccccctccaacccccccgctccccctccaaccccccagctccccctccaccccccccgctccccctccacccccctccgctccccctccaccccgctccccctccaccccccccgctccccctccaacccccccgctccccctccaaccccccagctccccctccaccccccccgctccccctccaccccccccgctccccctccaccccgctccccctccaccccccccgctccccctccaccccccccactccccctccaaccccccccgctccccctccaacccccccgctccccctccaccccccccgctccccctccaacccccccgctccccctccaaccccccccgctccccctccacccccccccccgctccctctccacccccccagctccccctccaaccccccctttTTGATTTAAATCCCCTTCATGCTTAAAACAGAGCCTTCCAATctgctcactccattcctattcttctATTTTCTGTATCGGATCTCATTCCTAACAAAGTGGTTGAGGTtgattattgtcccgtgtaccgaggtacagtgaaaagctttgctttgcacgcTGCCCAGTCAGATgagataatagtttagtttagagatacagcgcggaaacaggcccttcagtccgcgccgaccagcgatccccgcacactaacgctatccttatcgaaacgtataagattattaaggggttggacacgttagaggcaggaacatgttcccaatgttgggggagtccagaaccggggggccacagtttaagaataaggggtcggacatttagaacggagatgaggaaaaactttttcagtcagagagttgtgaatctgtggaattctctgtctcagaaggcagtggaggccaattctctgaatgcattcaagagacagctagatagagctcttaaggatagcggagtcagggggtatggggagaaggcaggaacggggtactgattgagaatgatcagccatgatcacattgaatggtggtgctggctcgagagagaggggatcttataaagacgtatagaattataaaaggactggacaagctagatgcaggaataatgttcccaatgttgggggagtccagaaccagggccacacagtctaagaataaaggggaggccatttaaaactgaggggaaaataaacgttttcacccagagagttgtgaatttgtggaattctctgccaccgagggcagtggaggccgattcactggatgaatttaaaagagagttagatagagctctaggggctagtggaatcaagggatatggggagaagtcaggcacgggttactgattgtggatgatcagccatgatcacaatgaatggcggtgctggctcgaagggccgaatggcctcctcctgcacctattttctatgtttctgtgtttctaaataATCTTGATTCTCAGAGtcacacagtgtagaaacaggcccttcggcccaacttgcccacaccaacgaacatgcctcatctacattcatcccacctgcctgcgcttggtccatatccctcgaaacctgtcctgtccatgtacctgtccaaatatttccatgtacctgtccatgtaactgtccaagtcattgtgatagtcccagcctcaactacctcctctggcagccccgttccatacacccaccaccctctgtgtggaaaaggtgaacctcagattcctattaaatcatttcccttcaccttgaacctatgtcctctggtcctcgattcccctactctgggcaagagactgtgtgtgtctacccaatcctagactgctcaacctctccctatagctcagaccctctagtcctggcaacatcctcgtaaatcttctatgtaccctttccaaattgacaacatccagaacaaggggccacagtttaagaaaaaggggtaggccatttagaactgagatgagaaaaaactttttcagtcagagagtgtgaatctgtggaattctctgcctgagaaggcagtggaggccaattctctgaatgcattcaagagagagctggatagagctcttaaggatagcggagttagggggtatggggagaaggcaggaacggggtactgattgagaatgatcagccatgatcacattgaatggcggtgctggctcgaagtgccgaatggcctcctcctgcacctattgtctattgtctattaggtgCCCAGACCtgaccacaatactctaaatgcagcctcaccaatatcttacacagctgcaacatgacctcccaacttcttgaCTCGTTTTAAAAACCCATTCTTTAAGATTCACTTCCTTTTCCTAATAATCAGTACTCAAACTAAAGTGGTAAAGCACCTCCCAAGAACCTGTGAACATATTTGATCTTTGACACTTTACAGAAAGTGATTGAGTTTAACACAACTGTTCGTGTGTGGCCTCAATCTTCAGTTCTAAACAATCTGAAACATAAGACACAGGACAGCAcaggtagacaataggtgcaggaggagaccattcggcccttcgagccagcaccaccattcaatgtgatcatggctgttcattctcaatcagtaccccgttcctgccttctccccataccccctgactccgctatccttaagagctctatctagc
This window contains:
- the myd88 gene encoding myeloid differentiation primary response protein MyD88 — encoded protein: MASCGQIGEGVEDCDSPSPPDMGSVPLTALSFFVRKQLALFLNPRSLVAANWQELGEEMGFTYLEIRNYDRLDNPTGRLLDEWQAKHGSSVGQLLQLLKKIQREDILKDLLPAIQECCIRYLNKPLQVASVDSSGPRSSIDPSGGMPDYFDAFICYCQADIEFVHEMIRQLEQTDYKLKLCVFDRDVLPGSCIWTITSELIEKRCRRMVAVISDDYLVSDECDFQTKFALSLSPGAQDKRLIPVKYKHIKREFPSILRHITICDYTNPSTKSWFWKRLAKALSQP